TGGGAAAATCGTTCGACATCGCGAACGGGCAGTGGGCGGGGGCCCACAAAGCTCATTTCGCCCAAGAGGACATTGAAAATTTGGGGTAATTCGTCGAGGCTATAACGCCGCAGAAACCCGCCAATCCGGGTAATCCGTGGATCACGCTTGATTTTAAACAGCACCCCATCCGATGTTTCGTTCAAGGCTTCGAGTTCGGCTTGCAGCGCCGCCGCATTAATCACCATGGTCCGAAACTTCCAAACCTTGAATTCCTTGCCATGTAGGCCAATTCGAGTTTGACGGAAGAAAACGGGTCCCGGCGAATCAAGTTTAATTAAAGCGGCAATCAGTAGGTAAACCGGCGCGGTTGCGCCAATGAACATACAGGCGGCTAGAAAATCCAAGATTCGCTTGATGGAGAAATCAAATCCGGTGATCAGTGGGGGTTGGTAGCTGTAGGACTGCAACGTAATTGTTGGACCAGTATTGCCACTAGCATGCAACGCATTGTTCGCATAGACAAGTGTGGAAATATGCAGGGTAATGCCAGCGTTGCGCAATGACCAATAGAGGAACATCAAGTATTTCGCTGGCAAGGGTGCACAAATAAATACTTCGGCAACCCCCAGCCGCTGCATCCGATCGACGGTGCTACGACAATTGGCGGAATCCAATAAGCTAATGTCATTCCAACCCAGAACGGAATACTGTCCCTCGCTGCTCAGCGATCGAATAATCGTGCTAGATTCAGCCGGTTGACAGAACACAAATACGGGGTAACAGACCACGCCATTGCGTCGAATGTTTTTGGTCGCTGCACCTAGGGCCATCCGGCCGCCGGTCAGGAGAATGACACTCGTGAGCCACAGCCAAACACGGGTTGATTGCAACATCACAATCCCGGGCTGATCGAACCAAGCAATGAACATCGTTAGTAGATGCACCAACGTGACTGTCTTGACGAGCTTGAGCGAATTGTACCACTGCTGACCACAACGGTATAAACCCGCCAAGAACATGAAAATGGGGACTAAAATCGCGGTGCGTGGTAGTAGCTTAAACCGCTCCGGCAAATCCCATGGAAAACTGTACTGGTGGCTGAGAAATTGTGCGGCTTGCCAAGCGACGATCAAGAGACCACAGTCCAGCAAAAACAGCAAAATTACGCGCAGCCAACCCAATGTAAAACCCCGGCGGAGTCCCAGCGCCGCCGGTGCCCGTAAATCCTTTGGTTGGAGGTAGGTTACGGGATTGAGATTGAGCGATCGTTGCTCATCGGAATGAAACATAAGGACTAGACCGTCCAAGAGGGGATAGAATTACGCACCAGCAAACCTGAACCATGTCCAATGGCCTGCGCCGATCGGAGGATTCAATACAACCGTTGAGGAAAACCTGGCCGCCTGGGAACCTGACATTTCCCAGTGTCAAACTAAAATTCAGTTGTCCATTTTCGGTAGAGGGCACTAGACCACAACGGACGCAAGGGAACTTCATGCATCATACGGCGACCGGTCAAATAAGATCATTGCGCATCAGGAATTTCACTGACTCTTAATCGAATATGAATCCCATTCTTTATAGAAGAAATGCGGAGGGACGATCCCAAATACGCGATTTAGTGCGTTCCGTCAGCGCTCAATTTTGGCGTGTTCTACGTGATTTTGCGGCCGCTGCTGGACTGATCAGTAGGAATGCTGAAGTTGGCTGTGGCCCTGACTTGACGCATGTTTCAGGTGAAATATGTCCGACTCTGTGCCGGTGGCTTGAGTGGCATACGATGTGATCAATGGGTGGGGTCGTTCCCGAATTTGGGTCAGTCCTGCGGGTCATGATGTGACTGCATTACGGCATACGTCCTGCGATTCGATTCCGATTTGCCCGCTAGATAAATATGTGTAAATGGTAAAGCTGGTTTTGAATCCTTGACTCGATGTGGCCTAATCCTTTACGAATAAATAGCCCTAGATGATTCGAATCATGCTTAGTCACGGCACCCCTTCCTCAAGCAGGTGTGTCATGTCTAGTTTTGATTCATGGTCTTAGTGGTTGGATGGTATTTTTTGATTTATTTGGGTGATCACTGAACTAGATATGGCGATGTCCATAGTCATATGTTTCAGGTCTAATTTGAACGCTACTATCTTTCGCTCGTTTGATTCAAATAATTTAAATCGCTTTGATTCAACCGGTTGAAAGGCAAGTGCAGCCAAGATTTCTAGGGATGTCAAGCTGGCGGTTGATTGCTTTCGTTTTGTTGCCAGCTTAGTTAAGTCGATTCAAAATCTTGCAGCGAGCCTTCGCTGGGTTAGCGCAATTTTTATGATGTACGTAAAATTACAGTTTTTGTTGATAGGGATATGAAGGTATTAGTCACGGGTTCTAGTGGTTTGGTTGGGTCTGAGGCCGTTGCCTATTACGATCAACAGGGCCATCAAGTTGTTGGTGTGGATAACAATATGCGAGCGGAGTTCTTCGGGACTCAAGGAGATACGCATTGGAATCGCCAACGTCTAGAACAAACGATGCAGCAGTTTCAGCATTACGCGATCGATATTCGCGATCGTGAACAGCTGTTTGAACTGTTTCAAACGCACCAGTTTGATTTGATTATTCACTGTGCGGCTCAGCCTTCCCACGATAAAGCCTGCCAAATTCCCCTGTTGGATTTTGAGGTCAATGCTTTAGGGACAATCAACTTGCTGGAGGCAACGCGCCAATTTACCCCCAAAGCCGTATTCATTCATATGAGTACGAATAAAGTCTATGGGGATGCGCCCAATGAAGTGCCGCGCGTCGAGCATGAAAAGCGTTATGACTACGCTAATCCAGAAGATTTTCATGGGATTGCGGAAACTTGTCGCATCGATCGTTGCTTACATTCGTTGTTTGGGGCATCGAAAGCTTCGGCGGATATTGTGGCGCAAGAATATGGTCGCTATTTCGGTATGAATGTCGGCATTTTCCGGGGTGGTTGTCTTACTGGCCCGTCGCACTCCGGGGTGGAACTGCATGGCTTCTTGTCTTACCTAGTCAAAGTTGCTTTGACGGGTCGGACTTACAAAGTCTTTGGTTACAAGGGCAAGCAAGTGCGCGATAATATCCACAGCTATGATGTCATCCAGGCGTTTGAGGCTTTCCGCCGTAATCCTCGTCCCGGCGAAGTCTATAACTTGGGTGGTGGTCGTGACAATAGTGTTTCGATTATGGAAGCGTTTGACCTGGTTGAATCAATTTCCGGTCGCAAGATTGATTGGGTGTATGTCGATGACAACCGCGTCGGCGATCATATCTGCTATATCTCTGACCTGCGCAAGTTGCAGTCGCATTTCCCGGATTGGTCAATTACGCGATCATTGCCGAGTATCTTTGAGGAAATGATCGAGGCTGAATCAGCTCGGTTAGCGGCGGCAGTTTAGTTGTTGAATGTGATAGTTCGTGAGAAGCTACCGTTTGAATCCCCCCGGTGGCTGGGTGCTTATAGGTTTGTGGGACGGCATGTTTAAAGATGAGTGAATATTATGTTGATGGCTCATGGTGCAGCAACCGATTTGACCGATGCCGATAGTCACGAGGCGGGGCAACGACGAATTATGCTGTTTGATTTGGATGTGCGGGGGCATCATCCGGGTTACATTCAGCATCTGATTAGCTATTGGATTGAGCAGCAGTTAGTGGGGCATCTCGATATCTTGGTGACGCCGCAGTTTTTGCAGCAGCATCACAATATTGTGGAATTGGCCGAGTCGGCCCCCCAGGGGAATGTCGAGTTTGTGGCGATTACGCCTGCCGAATCGGCAAAGTTATTTGCTAGCGAAGATCTCGAGCATTCCTTCAAAGGCCGAATTATGCGGGGATTGCAAGAGTGGCGCTTGCTGCGGCGCTATGCGGCAGAACGTAAGATTGATCATTGTTTTGTGATGTATCTCGATACGTTGTTGCTGCGGCTGGCAATGTTGCCGAATTTGCATGGACGACTACGTTGTCCGCTCTCG
The DNA window shown above is from Romeriopsis navalis LEGE 11480 and carries:
- a CDS encoding sugar transferase — its product is MFHSDEQRSLNLNPVTYLQPKDLRAPAALGLRRGFTLGWLRVILLFLLDCGLLIVAWQAAQFLSHQYSFPWDLPERFKLLPRTAILVPIFMFLAGLYRCGQQWYNSLKLVKTVTLVHLLTMFIAWFDQPGIVMLQSTRVWLWLTSVILLTGGRMALGAATKNIRRNGVVCYPVFVFCQPAESSTIIRSLSSEGQYSVLGWNDISLLDSANCRSTVDRMQRLGVAEVFICAPLPAKYLMFLYWSLRNAGITLHISTLVYANNALHASGNTGPTITLQSYSYQPPLITGFDFSIKRILDFLAACMFIGATAPVYLLIAALIKLDSPGPVFFRQTRIGLHGKEFKVWKFRTMVINAAALQAELEALNETSDGVLFKIKRDPRITRIGGFLRRYSLDELPQIFNVLLGEMSFVGPRPLPVRDVERFSQDHFLRHEVLPGITGLWQVSGRSDITDFEDVISLDLFYIQTWSLRLDMKIILRTAQAVLGKSGAY
- a CDS encoding NAD-dependent epimerase/dehydratase family protein, whose translation is MKVLVTGSSGLVGSEAVAYYDQQGHQVVGVDNNMRAEFFGTQGDTHWNRQRLEQTMQQFQHYAIDIRDREQLFELFQTHQFDLIIHCAAQPSHDKACQIPLLDFEVNALGTINLLEATRQFTPKAVFIHMSTNKVYGDAPNEVPRVEHEKRYDYANPEDFHGIAETCRIDRCLHSLFGASKASADIVAQEYGRYFGMNVGIFRGGCLTGPSHSGVELHGFLSYLVKVALTGRTYKVFGYKGKQVRDNIHSYDVIQAFEAFRRNPRPGEVYNLGGGRDNSVSIMEAFDLVESISGRKIDWVYVDDNRVGDHICYISDLRKLQSHFPDWSITRSLPSIFEEMIEAESARLAAAV